The genomic interval catgagagaaagagtctttaaaaactgttgagcctcatcaccccatctgccataatgttctgtctgtctgtgtctgtctgtctgtgtctgcgtgtgtctgcgtgtgcgtgtctgtctgtttgtctgtctgtgtctatgtgtctgtctgtgtctgtgcgtgtgcatgcgtgtgtgtgtgtgtgtgtgtgtgtgtgtgtgtgtgtgtgtgtgtgtgtgtgtgtgtgtgtgtgtgtgtgtgtgtgtgtacacctCCTCATTGTTTGAGAATATCCGAGCTGATCGAAGAGCTTCATCTGGACCCTTGTCAGTGAACGAAGCTGGAAAGATGTCTCCAGTCTGGATATCAACACCTAAAATATAGGAAACAATTcttgcttacacacacacacacacacacacacacacacacacacacacacacacacacacacacacacacacacacacaaactacaatCCAAATTTGTCTCAACACAAAACTTGTTTACTACATCTTGAGTtcatacactcacacataaTTTCATTACAAATCTCCCAACACATTATAAATTACCATTAGTATGTATCTATAATTTTTTATCTAAAAATCTCAAATGTTGCAAGAgtgatattgatattaatatcactCGACACGAACTCAATAATTCCTACCAATTCCATAAACAATCGGTTTGTGATATCTGCCATCCATTCGATCATTCAGACCTGCAACAATATTGAGAGTTTACATACCCAACCAACAGCTAAGACTGGATACCTGTAATACAAGCCAGATTCAATATGAGATGGTGAGGCTGACTCTGCAGTGCTCCTACAGAAGCAAAGTGTAATTGTTGGTTGActgtgtgtcacgtgactaacttAGTGTTTCGTTGCTGAGACCAACAGATGTGTGTCTCTCATCGTCAAAGCCTCCGACCAAAAAGACATCAAATTTTCTTGGAAAAAGACGTCAGGCGTGAgtttagtattaattaataaaaaccgtgtgataagaaatgtatgtacgtacatatgtatcactgtgtgtgtgcacgtgtgtgtgtgtgtgtgtgtgtgtgtgtgtgtgtgtgtgtgtgtgtgcacgtgtgtgtgtgtgtgtgtgtgtgtgtgtgtgcacgtgtgtgtgtgtgtgtgtgtgtgtgtgtgtacgtgtgtgtgtgtgtgtgtgtgtgtgtacgtgtgtgtgtgtgtgtgtgcgtgtgtgtgtgtgtgtgtgtgtgtgtgtgtgtgtgtgtgtgtgtgcgcgcgtgtgtgtgtgtccatctagcgtgcatgcatgtctgtctgtctgtctgtctgtctgtgcatacGATCAGTGTTCGTGAAACTAAACTCAAAACAAACTTGAAGGAACTAATAACTCTAAAACTCTAAAGCAGCAGCTATACTACATGCAAAGCCCtcagtgtcagctagtggctaaagtatTGAGTGGCATAAAAGTCACTTCTGTTGTCTCCAGTCAGTGAAGATGACTTCTTGGAGATGACGTTGgcgttgtctgtctgtctgtcggtcgatctgtctgtccctgtgtgtgtgtgtgtgtgtgtgtgtgtgtgtgtgtgtgtgtgtgtgtgtgtgtgtgtgtgtgtgtgtgtgtgtgtatgcagtgtgtgtgtgtgtgtgtgtgtgtgtgtgtgtgtgtgtgtgtgtgtgtgcagtgtgtgtgtgtgtgtgtgtgtgtgtgtgtgtgtgtgtgtgtgtgtgtgtgtgcagtgtgtgtgtgtgtgtgtgtgtgtgtgtgtgtgtgtgtgtgtgtgtgtgtgcagtgtgtgtgtgcagtgtgtgtgtgtgtgtgtgtgtgtgtgtgtgtgtgtgtgtgtgtgtgtgtgtgtgtgcgtgcatgtgtgtatccATCCAGCATGCCTGTCAGTGCCACCCAATATTCGCTCAGCTTCATCGCCACACGATTCCACCATCTTCGCAACACAATCAGCCACTCGACTACCATCAAGATGACTCAACGTCGTCACCCTCgtagctacaacacaaacaacaacacccACCGCGCATACAAAAAAATTCCTAAAATGTATGACGTCACCAACCTATGTGCCTAACCACTGCAATATGACATGTTGTGGCATCGTCCGATCCAAGTATTTGAACTGCATCTAAACATTAATTCTCTAAGTGTCGATGaatgtttctgttgtgtgaAGAGTTAAACCGCTCATTGGGTTCACTGTGGCCATTTCTCTTTGTGCAACGTAGAGAACATTGACTGCAGGTTGCTGGAGTTGATGAGATGTGAATGCAGCAGCTGCTGTCTgtcacaccacacaacattTGCTATACAACACTTTAACactaataaatattttatagtaaataatatctatttattgtttaataaatttattaatatttatttataaaaattaatattaatgtaatattTATTAGTATctatttattgtttaataaatttattaatatttatttattgtttaataatttatcatgatatttattaatagtaatatatttatttaagtCATTTAACGTAATAGCAATACAAAGAATAataaacatttaattattaatttattaatatttattttttaaaatttctgTACTTCGGTATTTACGActaaaaaatatatttaaatatttttttaatttttaatttttaatattattaattaattaaacttatgTAAAgtatattaaaataataaacatgtatttaaattttaaattttaatttattattaaatattttattaattaattaaaaaccatTCCAGCATATGCAGTGTGTACACATAGCCTACTGTAGCAATCTTCCCAAAAGACTGTAACAATGCATGCAGGAAAGGTCAACAAGTCTCGTCACGTGCACAGACTGCCCACATGCCTTCTTCATTTCACAGCTTGTTGTAGCTCTAGACTCACACATCTGTGCACACACTATTACACTTATTAAGCTGTAACATGTTGagtcaataataaattaattaattaaatttattagtAAGTTTCTTGCAAGCACGTGCCTTAATGTCTTCATTCTGTATGAGTTGCCTGTAATCACCGGTGAACGGCAGCTTGTCTTCCTGCTTCAAGAACAGTGGCATCGTATGGAGAATACTGAAAACGGAAATGATGACGTTTGTCAactgaccacgcctactttttaCTAAttagtttaaattaattaatatgcaaagattattattttatttgcatttttgtgtctgtaaATTTTTAGAAAAGTATGATTTTAATAAAACTTAACAAAATGTATTTAGTAAATTTAGAAttagatatataatataaattaatgattTTTGATTAAATTGGTATGCTTTGTTACATTGTTGAAAAAGGTtgtacaaataataaaaattaaaactgAATTATTTACAAGCACACGTTGGAGTTCATTTCGTTTTTTGGAAGAATTGCCagtaagttgtgtgtgtgtgtgtgtgtgtgtgtgtgtgtgtccgtctatccttctgtctgtctgtctgtctgtttttctgtctgtctgtctgtttttctgtctgtctgtctgtctgtttgtctgtctgtttgtctgttatttatttcttacatcaaactatcatacaattctgcaaagaagtacagtaatacaactagactaatgttcattgaaagctaacattacagcaaactaaaacacttatatataactaagactaaggagaaaaaattgggtgctgagagagtcaggcctctcagacccaccgcacaacatgctaagtttcttAGCTACGATTTTaacattacacttctgtaattgtactgagaatctttttctccaaaaatctaaaaattccgcagcattaggtcttcgtgcttcatctgatgaaaaggctgccagtttctgcaaaaAAATTCTCACTTCTTCTCCCCATGATCCAAAATGTTTCATAACCAGTGGAACGACTTTGACTACTGAGCCTCCaggcagtttgtgttgttcgtaCTTGGCCATCTTTCTGGTTTCTCTTCGATTAGCTGCAACCCCTGTTGCCTCAGCAGAGCTTGGGAAAACATCTgagctctgtctgtctgtttatcaatacatatattttcatacatcagcactattacaATCTAATTGTCCAAACACCAGTCCAAAAGCCCACAATGGGCCACAAAACAAAACCCAACTACTTATAACTAACAAATGCTTTATCAATGTTCAGAGAGTTTTTAACTGTCCtgctcttcctaattttctactaattcacattagcattgcatctttgcaatgctatagacaaacagcgaCGCCAGTACGTCTTCAACTCTGTGCTGTTCTtccttccatcttcatctgttcaGAGAATGAACAGTCGATTAAGGAACTGAAGAGCATCAtgtccccatcttccaaaatgtctAAAAGCTAGGGCAATACAGTTAGAGGATCTGCCCCACATGTCCaactctgtccgtctgtctgtctgtccgtccgtccgcctgtctgtccgtccgtccgtccgtccgtccgtctgtctgtccgtccgtccgtccgtccgtccgtccgtccgtccgtccgtccgtccgtctgtctgtctgtctgtctgtctgtctgtctaatacatatacttcaaatccaaagaaatttccatcaagagcttaaaagctagtctttaagtaaagttcctctaaatcaacaacaaacacttaaggctacaacagatgaccccatagggggtcagaatacatttaaccacttagtttaaaacaaattgatattcgtcaaggacactgcaagatttttgtccagctgtctgtttgtctgtccgtccgtccgtccgtccatctgtctgtgttcgtCCGTGTGTCCGTATGGCTCTCCAGAGTGgctgtgcgtgcgcgcgttaGCAAATCACCTGTCCATCTGCTGACACTCTCCGACCTGCAAGTGCAACATCTCGCCTCTCATCATACACTCCATATCTCTTCACAACAACGCAATCATTACATCAACCACTTTAATTCAACATCCATCCTCCCCACCTTAGCCCGTCCCTCACATCAACTTTCCAACCTGCAGCTGTCAACCAGTCATCCCACCCAGACGCATCACACCACATGCATGCGTCTCACATCACCTCACACACTTAGCCTGCCGCGCACAAAGCAAACGAGCAGTCGCAGCGCAACGACGTCTCCCTTCATAAGCAACATGTCGAGCAAGAACGACTTCATGTGGCTCGATTGGAtccaaaatggacaaacaacgaCACACACAGTCGACGAACGACCCTCCAACGGACAAACACAGCCAATGGAATCAACTCCTCTCGTACAGCATCGACACCCAAAGAGGCAAAAGTGCAAACGACTCAAAAAGTAAGTGCAACGAAACTCCAGCATGTAGACGCCTGCGGGAGGTCACTAATCAACCGTTTTGTGCCTGCAGGATGGTGAAACTGTGCGTGATCGGAACTCTGATGGCTGTCGTGGTCGTTACTTcggtttgcttgcttgctacTTTGTGCTCTTGCTGTTGCAGTCTGCAGTTGTTTTTTGCGCCAGATTGTCTTTGCTTTTCATCCGGAGAGCAGCGAGGAGCCACATTTTCTTGTCGTGTCTCATGGACAGCCGGCAGGTATGAAATGTCAGCCGCATGTTGTATGCAGTGTtcgtttgtatgtctattcgTCTGTTCGTTTTCTAGTTTTAAGTATTTCTGATGAACATGTTTATCCGTATTTGTTTGCAAGAGTCAGCGGGCCATTCACACAAACAggtaaaataaaattttgatttctaaaaaattaatataaaaattaatttttaaattttataaataagtactaaattaatatcaaattgaATTTTtgctatataattaatttaatttaatttaataaaaacattttaattgttacaatttaaattaaattatttttcaattttatttaaatttatattattgAGGTTTAAATAATACtttaaaaaatgaaaattaatttttagaatttataaaatttattaaataataataatttaatatttgttaaaaataatttaatttaatttatttaaaagtttaaataataatttaaaataaaaattattttttaaattttacaaaataagtaataattaatatcaaatttaaaattaatttaattttaaaatgtttactatataattaatttaatttaatttaataaaatttatttttggcaaaaattaaataatggtaatttaaatttaaatttaaaataatttgatttaaaatgttaattttaaatatttatttgttttattttatttataaatgtaaataatattttaaagtgttagaaaattaaaaataatttattataaaatttaaaaattaattttatttatttatttataaatttaaataataatttaaaaaagaaatattttttttaaatttaaaaaagtcataattaaaatcaaatttataattaacttaattaaacttttggcaaaaattaatttatgttaattaaaaattaaaattaaaatttaaaa from Corticium candelabrum chromosome 14, ooCorCand1.1, whole genome shotgun sequence carries:
- the LOC134189573 gene encoding protein N-terminal asparagine amidohydrolase-like gives rise to the protein MPLFLKQEDKLPFTGDYRQLIQNEDIKTAAAAFTSHQLQQPAVNVLYVAQREMATVNPMSDAVQILGSDDATTCHIAVVRHIATRVTTLSHLDGSRVADCVAKMVESCGDEAERILGGTDRKFDVFLVGGFDDERHTSVGLSNETLRALQSQPHHLILNLACITGLNDRMDGRYHKPIVYGIGVDIQTGDIFPASFTDKGPDEALRSARIFSNNEETMSIYNPSTCEITIPPFDYTDFPGGDTWLHLPDSVILQNLSTSPHAEPPHFVSSVKATIRYMGKHPRPRETIFLNRPRRYRRSPHTNEWTLQEG